Proteins from one Terriglobia bacterium genomic window:
- a CDS encoding CapA family protein, with the protein MIAVDAVHPPNPYDEIVVTAVGDVMLGTTFPDESTLPPNDGADLLTEVTPFLKRGDVVYGNLEGPIIDGGDSAKCRGKKIGTCFAFRVPTRYGKYLKDAGFTAMGLANNHAMDFGLEGRASSRQVLDALQIAHTGEVGDIARLTVKSRKITIVAFATYQGAFNFLDLDASLETIRAAKSESDLVIVGFHGGAEGATHQHVLEGDETFLGEDRGDLRRFTHAAIDAGADLLLGSGPHVVRAMELYKGKLIAYSLGNFATYGPFNLNAENGLTLVQEAHLAWDGTFLRGQAYAVKQEKPGGPKLDPEKKILPVLRALSNADFPQTAIVVGPQGELWLPGTEIPPCADAPDLLEQRFGTAACGIFP; encoded by the coding sequence ATGATCGCAGTTGACGCTGTGCATCCGCCAAATCCCTACGACGAGATCGTTGTTACCGCTGTGGGCGATGTGATGCTCGGCACGACTTTTCCCGACGAATCCACGCTGCCGCCGAATGATGGTGCTGACCTGCTCACCGAAGTTACGCCGTTTCTTAAGCGCGGCGACGTGGTGTACGGAAATCTGGAAGGCCCGATCATCGATGGCGGCGACTCGGCCAAGTGTCGGGGGAAGAAAATAGGGACGTGCTTTGCTTTTCGCGTGCCGACTCGTTATGGCAAATATCTGAAAGATGCGGGGTTCACCGCGATGGGGCTGGCCAACAATCATGCGATGGATTTTGGGCTGGAAGGGCGCGCCAGTTCACGCCAAGTGCTGGATGCCTTGCAGATTGCGCATACCGGCGAAGTTGGCGACATCGCGCGACTCACGGTGAAGAGCAGGAAAATTACCATCGTTGCCTTCGCAACATATCAGGGAGCTTTCAACTTTCTTGATTTGGATGCATCGCTCGAAACCATACGCGCGGCGAAGTCTGAATCCGATCTGGTGATTGTTGGCTTTCATGGCGGGGCAGAAGGCGCAACGCATCAGCATGTTCTTGAAGGCGATGAGACTTTTCTAGGCGAAGATCGCGGCGATCTGCGCCGGTTCACACACGCGGCGATTGATGCAGGCGCTGACCTGCTGCTGGGTTCGGGGCCGCACGTTGTCCGCGCTATGGAACTTTACAAAGGGAAGCTGATTGCTTACTCACTGGGGAACTTCGCCACGTATGGTCCATTCAACCTGAATGCGGAAAATGGATTGACGCTGGTGCAGGAAGCGCATCTGGCTTGGGATGGAACATTCCTTCGGGGACAGGCCTACGCTGTGAAGCAGGAGAAACCTGGCGGACCGAAACTGGATCCCGAGAAGAAGATATTGCCGGTGCTCCGTGCGCTCTCCAATGCGGATTTTCCGCAGACTGCAATCGTGGTGGGCCCGCAGGGTGAGCTATGGCTGCCGGGAACGGAAATCCCGCCGTGTGCCGACGCCCCGGACCTGCTTGAACAACGGTTTGGCACGGCCGCGTGTGGTATCTTCCCTTAA